One Helianthus annuus cultivar XRQ/B chromosome 12, HanXRQr2.0-SUNRISE, whole genome shotgun sequence genomic region harbors:
- the LOC110886840 gene encoding putative 1-phosphatidylinositol-3-phosphate 5-kinase FAB1C — protein MADGDNMCCQCEIRVSEYCKDCANIDITQNVGDDKVDASDSSRQSPDPPSLNCIGDRFDGRSLQAVSVRLAAARSDEDEAEDSAKNFFSPYSLDTSDVDSSSVSTRHEFNSFMSVGSSPSDSPSRIQIASNRIRSCVHSDDQGTPRSSNDGSFDQEQHMAVLKSHEHGMYDDFSIFNERCEKSRKPLDFETNDRIWFPPPPDDENSETDNNFFSYAADDDDEVGDSNGEFSVSESLMTDKPNEEHQEPLKSVVQGHFQALVSQLLQSEFNSTEKWLDVITSLAWQAANFVKPDTSRGGSMDPGDYVKIKCIASGSPTESIFVKGVVCTKNIKHKRMTSQYKNARLLMIGGALEYDRSQDQLSSIETLLQQEMDHLKMIVSRIEAHRPNVLLVEKSVASYAQEYLLAKDISLVSNIKRSLLDRVSRCTGAPITPSIAHISTARLGQCELFRLEKVSEEHEIANQSNRKPLKTLMFFEGCPRRLGCTVLLKGASREELKRVKHVVQYAIFAAYHLSLETSFLADEGASLPKMTKMPFVVESEATKDDSSLSILEVTEDQSFSPVEDRDVEIVSSLLDNDLEASEDQEEIKIEKTEVIDASDEYYSAADNHQSILVSFSSHCVLNGTVCERSRLLRIKFYGLFDKPLGRYLQDDLFNQTSLCPFCKEPAEAHVTCYTHQQGNLTINVRRLRSLKLSGEKDGKIWMWHRCLRCTPVDGVPPANHRVIMSDAAWGLSLGKFLELSFSNHATANRVASCGHSLQRDCLRFYGMGNMVAFFRYSPIDILSVHLPPPVLQFGYHFQQDWLKKEVAELLNKLEALYEELLHVLNGIEAKNELPDSDELSNHIGELKDQLIKERYDYIDLLQSCGEENGTEIDVFELNRLRHSLMIDMHFWDRRISSLNLYGRTSKLKPNHDSSTCRSDSIPEDTVYSLEPESNQTEQNEGSDNVSDSLSTSYDLCKKDEIQTDTDHVSSLERAPSAASVLSDKIDSAWAGTRSSNPTANHLLSRLSPSPVRVYSFDSAIRQQERIKKGSPLHLSTLRSFHASGDYVHMVRDPVHNLQRRCYSQAFPGEDNNNNNNNTNNLDFLLTTRPTFLPEGARLMIPNGGQRDIVMAVYDNEPTSIISYALTSKEHQDWVTDKISLSRNSSVASSMTTWQSFTTIDQDYTHYGSYGSEDPSSAIGPLFMDRKSSNHVTIPFEDESGADGKVKFSVTCYYAKQFDLLREKCCPNEMDYVRSLSRCKRWSAQGGKSNVYFAKSLDERFIIKQVTKTELESFEEFAPEYFKYLMDSLNSGSPTCLAKILGIYQVTVKHLRAGKEAKMNVLVMENVFFKRNISRVYDLKGSSRSRYNSDTTGTNKTLLDMNLLEALRTNPIFLGSKAKRTLERAVWNDTSFLASIDVIDYSLLVGVDEERKELVLGIIDFMRQYTWDKHLETWVKASGILGGPKNATPTIISPKQYKKRFRKAMTSYFLTVPEQWSS, from the exons ATGGCGGATGGTGATAACATGTGTTGCCAATGTGAAATCAGAGTTTCTGAGTATTGTAAAGATTGTGCTAATATTGATATTACACAAAATGTCGGCGATGATAAAGTCGATGCTTCCGATTCATCCCGCCAAAGCCCCGATCCACCGTCGTTAAATTGCATTGGCGATCGGTTCGATGGGCGGTCATTGCAAGCAGTATCCGTACGCCTCGCGGCAGCCAG AAGTGACGAAGATGAAGCGGAGGATTCGGCAAAGAACTTTTTCAGTCCGTATAGTCTCGATACATCGGATGTAGATTCAAGTAGTGTTAGTACTAGACATGAGTTTAACAGTTTTATGTCGGTCGGTTCGAGCCCGTCCGACAGTCCTTCGAGGATTCAAATTGCGTCGAATAGGATTAGAAGCTGTGTACATTCAGATGATCAAGGAACACCGAGATCATCAAACGACGGTTCGTTCGATCAAGAACAACACATGGCTGTTTTAAAAAGCCATGAACACGGGATGTACGATGATTTTTCTATATTTAACGAGCGATGTGAGAAGTCACGTAAGCCGTTAGATTTCGAAACCAATGATCGGATCTGGTTTCCTCCACCACCGGATGACGAAAACAGTGAAACAGATAACAATTTCTTTTCGTATGCTGCGGATGACGATGATGAAGTTGGAGACTCAAATGGTGAGTTTTCTGTTAGTGAAAGTCTAATGACGGATAAACCGAATGAGGAACATCAGGAGCCGTTGAAAAGTGTAGTCCAGGGGCATTTTCAGGCTCTCGTGTCGCAATTATTGCAATCGGAGTTCAACTCAACGGAAAAGTGGCTTGACGTAATTACGTCGTTAGCATGGCAAGCTGCGAACTTTGTGAAACCGGATACAAGTAGAGGTGGAAGTATGGATCCCGGTGATTACGTAAAGATTAAATGTATAGCATCCGGAAGTCCTACTGAGAG CATATTTGTGAAAGGTGTAGTTTGTACAAAGAATATTAAACACAAACGAATGACTTCACAATATAAGAACGCAAGATTACTTATGATAGGCGGTGCACTTGAGTACGATAGGTCACAAGATCAACTATCGTCTATCGAGACACTACTTCAACAG GAAATGGATCATTTGAAGATGATCGTTTCAAGAATCGAAGCTCATCGTCCAAACGTGTTATTGGTGGAAAAGAGTGTAGCTTCATACGCACAAGAGTATCTTTTAGCCAAGGATATCTCTTTAGTTTCGAACATTAAACGGTCGTTATTGGACCGTGTATCAAGATGCACCGGTGCTCCCATAACTCCGTCGATAGCTCATATTTCCACAGCACGGTTAGGCCAATGTGAGCTATTTAGATTGGAAAAAGTCTCGGAAGAACACGAAATCGCCAACCAATCCAACAGGAAACCTTTAAAAACTTTAATGTTTTTCGAGGGTTGTCCTAGGCGTTTGGGTTGCACA GTCTTGCTAAAAGGCGCATCTCGTGAAGAACTAAAGAGAGTCAAACATGTTGTACAGTATGCAATCTTTGCAGCTTATCATTTATCGCTCGAAACTTCTTTCTTGGCAGATGAGGGTGCTAGTCTAcctaaaatgactaaaatgcccttcgTAGTCGAATCAGAAGCGACAAAAGATGACAGTTCTTTGTCTATTTTAGAAGTTACCGAGGATCAAAGCTTTTCCCCCGTGGAGGATAGAGACGTTGAAATAGTTTCTAGTTTATTAGACAATGATCTAGAAGCTTCTGAAGATCAAGAAGAGATAAAGATTGAGAAAACCGAAGTGATTGATGCTTCGGATGAATATTATTCCGCCGCCGATAATCATCAGAGTATATTAGTATCGTTTTCTAGCCACTGTGTGTTAAATGGAACTGTATGTGAACGCTCGAGACTATTGAGAATTAAATTCTATGGTTTGTTTGATAAACCACTTGGGAGATACCTTCAAGATGATCTTTTTAATCAG acATCGTTGTGTCCGTTTTGTAAAGAACCAGCCGAAGCCCATGTGACATGCTACACTCACCAGCAGGGCAATTTAACAATTAACGTTAGACGGCTTCGGTCACTAAAACTATCTGGGGAAAAAGATGGAAAAATATGGATGTGGCACCGTTGTTTAAGATGTACCCCGGTTGACGGGGTCCCGCCCGCAAATCACAGAGTAATCATGTCTGATGCCGCTTGGGGTCTCTCACTAGGGAAGTTTCTAGAACTTAGTTTTTCAAATCACGCAACGGCTAATCGTGTTGCTAGCTGTGGCCATTCTCTTCAACGAGACTGCCTTCGATTCTACGG AATGGGGAATATGGTTGCGTTTTTCCGCTACTCTCCTATCGATATTCTTTCCGTTCATTTACCTCCACCTGTTCTTCAATTTGGTTACCATTTTCAACAAGATTGGTTAAAGAAAGAAGTTGCAGAG CTTTTGAACAAGTTAGAAGCTTTATACGAAGAGTTGCTTCATGTGCTAAACGGGATTGAAGCAAAGAATGAGTTACCCGATTCAGACGAGTTAAGTAACCATATTGGCGAGTTAAAGGATCAGCTAATTAAAGAAAGATACGATTACATTGATCTGCTTCAATCTTGTGGTGAAGAAAACGGGACTGAAATTGACGTTTTTGAACTTAACCGTTTGCGACATTCACTTATGATCGATATGCATTTCTGGGATCGGCGAATCTCTTCACTAAATCTCTACGGAAGAACTTCCAAGTTGAAACCGAATCACGATTCTTCAACATGTAGAAGCGATTCCATTCCCGAGGACACCGTTTACTCGTTGGAACCGGAATCGAATCAAACCGAACAAAACGAAGGATCTGATAATGTTTCTGATTCACTATCAACGTCTTATGATCTCTGCAAAAAGGACGAAATTCAAACCGATACCGACCACGTGTCATCACTGGAACGCGCTCCGTCAGCAGCATCAGTCTTATCAGATAAAATCGACTCAGCATGGGCCGGAACCAGATCTTCGAATCCAACCGCAAACCATCTTCTCAGTAGGCTATCTCCGTCACCTGTTCGGGTCTATTCGTTCGATTCTGCAATTCGACAGCAAGAAAGAATTAAAAAAGGATCACCGTTACATCTTTCGACACTTCGATCTTTTCATGCTTCGGGAGATTACGTTCATATGGTTAGAGATCCGGTTCATAACTTACAAAGAAGATGTTATTCACAAGCGTTTCCCGGtgaagataataataataataataacaatactaaTAATCTTGATTTCTTGCTAACCACCCGACCGACTTTCCTTCCGGAAGGTGCACGTTTAATGATTCCGAACGGTGGTCAACGAGACATAGTAATGGCGGTTTACGACAACGAGCCCACTAGTATAATCTCGTACGCTCTTACGTCAAAAGAACACCAAGATTGGGTCACCGATAAGATTAGTCTCAGTCGAAATAGTTCGGTTGCTTCAAGCATGACAACGTGGCAGTCGTTTACAACCATTGATCAAGATTACACTCATTACGGAAGCTACGGGTCAGAAGACCCGTCATCTGCAATCGGGCCGTTGTTCATGGATCGAAAAAGCTCTAATCATGTAACCATTCCTTTTGAGGATGAATCTGGTGCTGATGGGAAGGTTAAATTCTCGGTGACGTGTTATTACGCTAAACAGTTTGATTTGCTTAGAGAGAAATGTTGTCCGAATGAAATGGATTATGTTCGGTCGTTAAGCCGTTGCAAAAGATGGAGTGCACAAGGAGGGAAAAGTAACGTTTATTTTGCGAAATCTTTAGATGAACGGTTTATAATAAAACAAGTTACGAAAACTGAACTTGAATCGTTCGAAGAATTCGCACCGGAATATTTTAAATATTTGATGGATTCTTTAAACTCGGGAAGTCCGACATGTCTAGCAAAGATCTTGGGAATTTATCag GTGACAGTTAAACACTTAAGAGCTGGGAAAGAAGCAAAAATGAATGTTTTGGTGATGGAAAATGTGTTTTTTAAGAGAAATATTTCGCGGGTTTATGATCTAAAAGGGTCATCAAGGTCTCGTTACAACTCAGATACAACAGGAACGAATAAAACGCTTTTGGATATGAATTTATTGGAAGCGTTGCGTACAAATCCCATATTTCTTGGAAGTAAAGCTAAGAGAACCCTCGAAAGAGCTGTCTGGAATGACACTTCCTTCTTAGCA TCGATTGATGTGATAGATTACTCGTTGCTAGTTGGAGTGGACGAGGAAAGGAAAGAACTTGTTTTGGGAATCATTGATTTCATGAGACAATATACATGGGACAAGCATTTAGAAACATGGGTTAAAGCATCCGGGATCCTAGGCGGGCCGAAGAACGCTACACCAACCATTATTTCTCCAAAACAGTACAAGAAAAGATTTCGAAAAGCGATGACAAGTTATTTTCTAACCGTCCCGGAACAATGGTCATCATGA
- the LOC110886839 gene encoding uncharacterized protein At1g66480 isoform X2 has translation MGNSLGAKKKSATIMKITGEAMKIKTPATALDVTKDHPGLVLLDSEMVKHYGVRAKPLEPQEELKAKRLYFLVELPKLPEDKGPRRVQSGINMSAKDRLESLMLARRSASDLSYMKAPSIAAINGDSEFSGILRDGPGAGSDSFRVKLRLPKAEVERLMKESKDRSDAAEKIMKLCMEKDGGAGGGGGATTEGRRRQEKSGI, from the exons ATGGGAAATAGTTTAGGAGCCAAAAAGAAGAGTGCAACAATCATGAAAATAACCGGAGAAGCAATGAAGATAAAGACTCCAGCGACCGCTCTCGATGTGACAAAGGACCACCCGGGTCTCGTGTTATTGGATTCGGAGATGGTGAAGCATTATGGGGTCCGAGCGAAGCCGTTGGAGCCACAAGAAGAGCTCAAGGCTAAGCGCCTTTACTTCTTGGTTGAGTTGCCTAAGCTTCCGGAAGATAAAGGGCCTAGGAGGGTCCAGTCTGGGATAAATATGAGCGCCAAGGACCGGCTCGAGAGCCTTATGCTGGCTCGGAGATCAGCGTCCGATTTGTCATACATGAAAGCACCAAGCATTGCAGCTATAAATGGTGATTCCGAATTTTCAGGGATTCTCAGGGACGGCCCTGGTGCTGGTTCTGACTCATTTAGGGTGAAGTTGAGGTTGCCCAAGGCGGAGGTGGAGAGGTTGATGAAAGAGAGTAAAGACCGGTCAGACGCGGCTGAAAAGATTATGAAACTTTGTATGGAGAAAGACGGTGGCgctggcggcggtggtggtgcaaCGACGGAGGGACGAAGGAGACAAG AAAAGAGTGGGATTTAG
- the LOC110886839 gene encoding uncharacterized protein At1g66480 isoform X1, with translation MGNSLGAKKKSATIMKITGEAMKIKTPATALDVTKDHPGLVLLDSEMVKHYGVRAKPLEPQEELKAKRLYFLVELPKLPEDKGPRRVQSGINMSAKDRLESLMLARRSASDLSYMKAPSIAAINGDSEFSGILRDGPGAGSDSFRVKLRLPKAEVERLMKESKDRSDAAEKIMKLCMEKDGGAGGGGGATTEGRRRQGRGKRVGFSEELEQTWI, from the exons ATGGGAAATAGTTTAGGAGCCAAAAAGAAGAGTGCAACAATCATGAAAATAACCGGAGAAGCAATGAAGATAAAGACTCCAGCGACCGCTCTCGATGTGACAAAGGACCACCCGGGTCTCGTGTTATTGGATTCGGAGATGGTGAAGCATTATGGGGTCCGAGCGAAGCCGTTGGAGCCACAAGAAGAGCTCAAGGCTAAGCGCCTTTACTTCTTGGTTGAGTTGCCTAAGCTTCCGGAAGATAAAGGGCCTAGGAGGGTCCAGTCTGGGATAAATATGAGCGCCAAGGACCGGCTCGAGAGCCTTATGCTGGCTCGGAGATCAGCGTCCGATTTGTCATACATGAAAGCACCAAGCATTGCAGCTATAAATGGTGATTCCGAATTTTCAGGGATTCTCAGGGACGGCCCTGGTGCTGGTTCTGACTCATTTAGGGTGAAGTTGAGGTTGCCCAAGGCGGAGGTGGAGAGGTTGATGAAAGAGAGTAAAGACCGGTCAGACGCGGCTGAAAAGATTATGAAACTTTGTATGGAGAAAGACGGTGGCgctggcggcggtggtggtgcaaCGACGGAGGGACGAAGGAGACAAGGTCGTGGG AAAAGAGTGGGATTTAGTGAGGAACTAGAACAAACATGGATATGA